Proteins found in one Elephas maximus indicus isolate mEleMax1 chromosome 11, mEleMax1 primary haplotype, whole genome shotgun sequence genomic segment:
- the LOC126085182 gene encoding serpin B8-like isoform X2 yields the protein MQEGGAHPRSSSSRSSSGGLSRRLQALCLNEDEDVHPGFQSLLSEVNKPGSQYLLRTANRLFGEKTCNFLSAFKESCQKFYQAELEELSFAKDTEESREHINKWVTERTEGKISEVLGAGTINPQTKLVLVNAIYFKGKWKEQFDKKYTRGMPFKINQDKKTVQMMFKLAKFRLGYVEEVHTQVLELPYAGEDLSMVILLPDEDTNLTVVEKELTYEKFRAWTNPEKMTPSKVQVFLPRLKLEESYDLESFLRRLGMTDAFEEVKADFSGLSTEKNVPVSKVAHKCFVEVNEEGTEAAAATAVVRNTRSLSIEPRFCADHPFLMFIRHHKTNSILFCGRFSSP from the exons GCACTTTGTTTAAACGAAGACGAAGATGTTCATCCAGGTTTCCAGTCACTTCTCAGTGAAGTTAACAAACCCGGCTCTCAGTACTTGCTTAGAACTGCCAACAGGCTCTTTGGAGAAAAAACATGTAATTTTCTTTCA GCTTTTAAGGAATCTTGTCAGAAGTTCTATCAGGCAGAGCTGGAGGAGCTGTCCTTTGCTAAAGATACAGAAGAATCCAGAGAACACATAAACAAGTGGGTCACAGAAAGGACTGAAG GGAAGATTTCAGAGGTGCTGGGTGCCGGGACCATCAACCCCCAGACTAAGCTGGTGCTTGTGAATGCGATATATTTCAAAGGAAAGTGGAAAGAACAATTTGACAAAAAGTACACAAGAGGAATGCCCTTTAAAATCAACCAG GATAAGAAGACAGTGCAGATGATGTTTAAGCTGGCTAAATTTAGGTTGGGGTACGTGGAGGAGGTGCACACTCAAGTCCTGGAGCTGCCCTATGCGGGGGAGGATCTGAGCATGGTCATTTTGCTTCCCGACGAAGACACCAATCTCACTGTG GTGGAAAAGGAACTTACATATGAGAAGTTCAGAGCCTGGACAAATCCAGAAAAGATGACTCCAAGTAAAGTTCAAGTTTTCCTTCCCCGGTTAAAGTTGGAGGAGAGTTATGACTTGGAGTCTTTTCTTCGGCGTTTAGGAATGACTGATGCTTTTGAGGAAGTCAAGGCTGACTTTTCTGGGTTGTCAACCGAGAAGAATGTGCCCGTGTCCAAGGTTGCACACAAGTGCTTCGTGGAGGTAAATGAGGAGGGCACAGAGGCAGCTGCAGCCACCGCGGTGGTCAGGAACACCCGGAGCCTCAGCATAGAGCCAAGGTTTTGTGCAGACCACCCTTTCCTCATGTTCATCAGACACCACAAGACCAACAGCATTCTGTTCTGCGGCAGGTTCTCATCTCCGTGA